The following are from one region of the Myxococcales bacterium genome:
- a CDS encoding ATP-dependent RecD-like DNA helicase, whose product MDLFERAAGKGHAAPVPTEEVIREGTLERIVFAGHDGAFTVARLKVEGAAELETIVGALPGVPEGARLRVRGSYEDNPRFGRQLKLASYTELAPETLEGIRRYLGSGLVKGIGREMASRIVDRFGMATLEILDREPYRIAEVPGIGKGRAQAFRQAWLEQKGVRDVMVFLQGHGVSPAFAARIYKRYGAAAVARVRDNPYRLAFDVWGIGFLSADRLATSLGVAKDAAIRIEAGLRHVLDEANGGGHVFVPRLELERLAAERLGVDEALVRPAVDVLGREGVVALDSVPEHGEIVYETGLFRAEREVALALVRLRNAPPRVHMKGDVAAAVARYEAAAGLALAPAQREAIGRALGEKVLVVTGGPGVGKTTIVRGVVQLCRAAGLTVALAAPTGRAAKRLAEATGLPAGTLHRLLEWRPKEAAFARNAENPLEADLLVVDEASMLDVRLAADLVAAVSEGTRLVFVGDVDQLPSVGPGAVLADLIGSGVIATVRLTEIFRQAARSLIVTNAHRINAGAPPEFGAPPENGAPDERDFFFLEEPDPQKAAETVRDLVVTRLPKRYGLSHAEIQVLVPMHRGDLGALRLNHLLQEALTAGAAEIARGERLFRVGDRVMQVRNDYDKDVFNGDVGHVTAIEGDTLTATFEGRSVTYENDELDQLALAYAATVHKSQGSEYAAVVLPVHTQHFVMLQRNLLYTAVTRGKRLVVMVGTRKALGLAVRNEKANVRHSRLAERLRQAARV is encoded by the coding sequence ATGGACCTCTTCGAGCGCGCTGCGGGCAAAGGCCACGCGGCTCCTGTTCCTACCGAGGAGGTCATTCGGGAGGGCACCCTCGAGCGTATCGTGTTCGCCGGTCACGACGGGGCCTTCACGGTCGCCCGCCTCAAGGTGGAGGGGGCGGCAGAGCTCGAGACCATCGTGGGCGCCTTGCCCGGGGTACCCGAAGGGGCACGTCTGCGCGTGCGTGGCAGCTACGAGGACAACCCGCGCTTTGGCCGGCAACTCAAGCTCGCAAGCTACACCGAGCTGGCGCCGGAGACCCTCGAGGGCATTCGGCGGTATCTCGGCTCTGGGCTCGTCAAGGGCATTGGCCGCGAGATGGCGAGCCGCATCGTGGACCGCTTCGGCATGGCGACTCTGGAGATTCTGGACCGCGAGCCCTACCGCATCGCGGAGGTTCCCGGAATCGGCAAGGGCCGCGCGCAAGCGTTCCGGCAGGCGTGGCTCGAGCAAAAGGGCGTACGCGATGTGATGGTGTTTTTGCAGGGCCACGGTGTGTCCCCTGCCTTCGCCGCGCGCATCTACAAGCGCTACGGCGCCGCGGCCGTGGCCCGCGTGCGCGACAACCCCTACCGGCTGGCCTTCGACGTGTGGGGCATCGGGTTTCTCTCGGCCGACAGGCTCGCCACCAGCTTGGGGGTGGCCAAGGACGCCGCGATCCGGATCGAGGCGGGCCTGCGCCACGTACTCGACGAGGCCAATGGCGGCGGCCACGTGTTCGTGCCGCGCCTCGAGCTCGAGCGCCTGGCGGCCGAGCGGCTGGGCGTCGACGAGGCCCTGGTGCGTCCAGCCGTGGACGTCCTTGGGCGCGAGGGGGTGGTCGCGCTCGACAGCGTGCCCGAGCACGGCGAGATCGTCTACGAAACAGGCCTGTTCCGCGCCGAACGCGAAGTGGCCCTGGCATTGGTGCGGCTGCGCAACGCCCCTCCTCGTGTGCACATGAAGGGCGACGTTGCGGCGGCGGTGGCCCGCTACGAAGCCGCCGCGGGCCTTGCGCTCGCCCCCGCGCAACGAGAGGCGATTGGCCGGGCGCTCGGCGAAAAGGTGCTGGTGGTCACGGGGGGCCCGGGCGTGGGCAAAACCACCATCGTGCGCGGCGTGGTGCAGCTGTGTCGGGCGGCGGGGCTCACGGTGGCCCTGGCCGCACCCACCGGGCGCGCCGCCAAGCGCCTGGCCGAGGCCACGGGCCTGCCGGCCGGGACTCTTCACCGCCTTCTCGAGTGGCGCCCCAAAGAGGCCGCCTTCGCCCGCAACGCTGAAAATCCCCTCGAGGCCGACCTGCTGGTGGTGGACGAAGCGTCCATGCTCGACGTGAGGCTGGCGGCGGATCTGGTGGCGGCGGTGTCCGAGGGCACGCGGCTCGTCTTCGTGGGCGACGTGGACCAGCTGCCTTCGGTGGGCCCGGGCGCCGTGCTCGCGGATCTCATCGGGTCGGGCGTGATCGCCACCGTTCGCCTCACCGAGATCTTCCGTCAGGCGGCGCGCAGCCTGATCGTCACCAACGCCCACCGGATCAACGCGGGCGCGCCGCCCGAGTTCGGGGCCCCGCCCGAAAACGGCGCCCCCGACGAACGGGACTTCTTTTTCCTCGAAGAGCCGGACCCGCAAAAGGCGGCCGAGACCGTGCGGGATCTGGTGGTGACACGGCTTCCGAAACGCTACGGCTTGTCCCACGCCGAGATTCAGGTGCTGGTGCCCATGCACCGCGGGGATCTGGGCGCCCTGCGCCTCAACCACCTGCTTCAAGAGGCGCTCACCGCGGGCGCGGCCGAGATCGCACGCGGCGAGCGGCTCTTCCGGGTGGGTGACCGGGTCATGCAGGTCCGGAACGACTACGACAAGGACGTGTTCAACGGCGATGTCGGCCACGTGACGGCGATCGAAGGTGACACGCTGACCGCCACCTTCGAGGGCCGCTCCGTCACCTACGAAAACGACGAGCTCGACCAGCTCGCGCTCGCTTACGCCGCCACCGTCCACAAATCGCAGGGCTCGGAGTACGCGGCCGTGGTCTTGCCCGTTCACACGCAGCACTTCGTGATGTTGCAGCGCAATCTGCTCTACACGGCGGTCACGCGGGGCAAGCGCCTGGTGGTGATGGTGGGCACGCGCAAAGCGCTCGGCCTCGCCGTGCGCAACGAAAAGGCCAACGTGCGTCATAGCCGTCTCGCAGAGCGCCTGCGACAGGCGGCGCGCGTTTAG
- a CDS encoding serine/threonine protein kinase translates to MGVVLPQPIQFGKYTLFERIGRGGMADVFKGRVQGPAGFERIFVVKRILPHLSDDPTFTKMFIEEAKMSARLNHPNIVQVFELGSVDGEYFISMEYVRGRDLAETMRTLWARVGPPRPELVAYVGREMCRALDYAHHLRSDDGRPMGMIHRDVSPSNVMLSFEGSVKLLDFGIAKALGGEGSDEGTQKGTLKGKFAYMAPEQTRGNEVDSRIDIFATGIVLHEILTGRRLFKGDNDLQTVERVRQCEVPPPSLQNPLCPPELDAIVLQALARSADHRFQSGGEMADALDDIVHASRFQPTHLAGLMRDLFPGEAPQDGRQTNTGSVRVSQSMPASSSRPYTLQVRSPTLPPVSVSVSASGSSSLAEQAAQAAALAAQPAYKRPGFLVSMVLIVAVAGFAGGIVVVRNLSQPKVIYRTGGTAIKDGPLQIEVDSIPGGADVFDKTSNKMLCTTPCVANIDWKSAEPTELVLRKEGYDDVTKSVRPPLKVFASLRPTVGSGTRPAVPDMPTQPMPSVKPTGNEAESTRSQGRRPSSSGRSESKPERKDPKAGGGRREAAPEAELAL, encoded by the coding sequence GTGGGCGTCGTCCTTCCTCAGCCGATTCAGTTCGGCAAATACACCCTCTTCGAGCGCATCGGGCGCGGAGGCATGGCGGACGTGTTCAAAGGGCGCGTCCAGGGGCCCGCTGGCTTCGAACGCATTTTCGTCGTCAAACGTATCCTGCCCCATCTGTCCGACGACCCCACCTTCACGAAGATGTTCATCGAGGAGGCCAAGATGTCGGCCCGCCTCAACCACCCGAACATCGTGCAGGTGTTCGAGCTGGGTTCGGTGGACGGCGAGTACTTCATCTCGATGGAGTACGTGCGAGGCCGTGATCTGGCTGAAACCATGCGCACCTTGTGGGCGCGCGTAGGTCCCCCTCGGCCAGAGCTGGTCGCCTACGTGGGCCGCGAGATGTGTCGCGCCCTCGACTACGCCCACCATCTACGCAGCGACGACGGCAGGCCCATGGGGATGATCCACCGGGACGTGTCGCCCTCGAACGTGATGCTGTCGTTCGAGGGGTCCGTGAAGCTGCTCGACTTCGGCATTGCCAAGGCTCTGGGCGGTGAAGGTTCAGACGAGGGCACCCAGAAAGGAACCCTCAAGGGCAAGTTCGCCTACATGGCGCCCGAGCAGACCCGGGGCAACGAGGTGGACAGCCGTATCGACATCTTCGCCACCGGCATCGTGCTGCACGAGATCCTCACGGGGCGCCGCCTCTTCAAGGGAGACAACGATTTGCAGACCGTCGAGAGGGTGCGCCAGTGCGAGGTGCCTCCGCCCTCACTGCAAAACCCCCTGTGCCCGCCCGAGCTCGACGCCATCGTCCTCCAGGCGCTGGCGCGCAGCGCGGACCACCGCTTTCAGTCGGGCGGCGAGATGGCAGATGCCCTCGACGACATCGTCCATGCCTCCCGGTTTCAGCCCACGCACCTGGCGGGGCTCATGCGCGATCTCTTTCCGGGGGAGGCGCCGCAGGACGGGCGCCAGACCAACACCGGCTCGGTGCGTGTGAGCCAAAGCATGCCCGCGTCGAGCTCGCGGCCCTACACCCTGCAGGTTCGTTCCCCGACGCTTCCACCGGTTTCGGTCTCGGTGAGCGCGTCCGGCAGCTCGTCGTTGGCCGAGCAGGCCGCGCAGGCTGCAGCGCTTGCGGCCCAGCCCGCCTACAAAAGACCTGGCTTTTTGGTGAGCATGGTCCTCATCGTTGCGGTCGCGGGCTTTGCGGGGGGGATCGTGGTCGTGCGCAACCTGTCCCAACCCAAGGTGATCTATCGAACGGGCGGCACCGCCATCAAGGACGGGCCTTTGCAGATCGAAGTCGATTCGATTCCGGGGGGCGCGGACGTGTTCGACAAAACATCGAACAAGATGCTTTGCACGACTCCCTGTGTCGCCAACATCGACTGGAAATCCGCTGAACCTACGGAGCTCGTCCTTCGAAAAGAAGGCTACGACGACGTCACCAAGTCCGTGCGGCCGCCGCTCAAGGTGTTCGCCAGCCTGCGCCCCACCGTGGGCTCCGGGACCCGCCCTGCGGTGCCCGACATGCCCACGCAACCCATGCCTTCGGTCAAGCCCACGGGCAACGAGGCCGAGTCCACGCGGTCTCAGGGACGGCGCCCGTCGTCCTCGGGGCGCAGCGAATCGAAGCCTGAACGCAAAGACCCCAAGGCGGGCGGCGGGAGGCGCGAGGCAGCCCCGGAGGCGGAGTTGGCTCTTTGA
- the serS gene encoding serine--tRNA ligase produces MIDIRLMREQPDLVRAGLRRVGADVDFDALLALDEQVRKLKTDSETIKAEQNRLSKEIGRAPDAEARQAAVAQGAALKTRYETLTQELGQLEAALEAKLLEVPNLPHPSVPEGKDDTENRILREEGRKRTFDFKPGVHWELGPKLGILDFDRGVKISGSRFYVLKGQGARLQRALIAFMLDLHVEKHGYTEVLPPAMVRRECLVGTGNLPKFGDNLYRDAVEDFWWVPTAEVPVTNLYRDEILEGQSLPIKHVAYSPCFRREQMAAGRDTRGIKRGHQFDKVELVKFVRPETSMDELKGLLDDAEDVLRALELPYRVIEMCTGDLSFSAMVKFDLEVWAPGCEEWLEVSSCSNFGDFQARRARIRFRDGKDKPQFVHTLNGSGLALPRVMIAVMESYQRADGRIDVPAALRPYMGGAEVIG; encoded by the coding sequence ATGATTGATATCAGGCTCATGCGTGAACAGCCCGACCTCGTCCGGGCAGGTCTAAGGCGGGTGGGCGCCGACGTCGACTTCGACGCGCTGCTTGCCCTCGACGAACAGGTCCGAAAGCTCAAGACCGACTCGGAAACGATCAAGGCGGAGCAGAACCGCCTCTCGAAGGAGATTGGCCGCGCGCCCGATGCGGAGGCACGGCAGGCCGCCGTGGCCCAAGGCGCCGCCTTGAAGACGCGCTACGAGACACTCACCCAGGAGCTGGGGCAGCTCGAGGCCGCGCTCGAGGCGAAGCTGCTCGAGGTGCCGAACCTGCCGCACCCGTCGGTGCCCGAGGGAAAAGACGACACGGAAAACCGGATCCTGCGCGAGGAGGGACGGAAGCGGACCTTCGACTTCAAGCCGGGCGTGCACTGGGAGCTCGGCCCCAAGCTGGGCATCCTCGACTTCGACCGCGGGGTGAAGATCTCGGGCTCCCGCTTTTACGTGCTCAAGGGCCAGGGGGCCCGGCTTCAGCGCGCCCTCATTGCCTTCATGCTCGACCTGCACGTGGAAAAACACGGCTACACCGAGGTGCTTCCGCCCGCGATGGTGCGCCGCGAGTGCCTCGTGGGCACCGGCAACCTGCCGAAGTTCGGCGACAACCTCTACCGGGACGCGGTCGAGGACTTCTGGTGGGTGCCCACCGCCGAGGTCCCCGTGACCAACCTCTATCGGGACGAGATCCTCGAAGGCCAGAGCCTCCCTATCAAACACGTGGCCTACTCGCCCTGCTTCCGCCGCGAACAGATGGCCGCCGGCCGCGACACCCGCGGCATCAAGCGGGGCCACCAGTTCGACAAGGTCGAGCTGGTGAAGTTCGTGCGGCCCGAGACCAGCATGGACGAACTCAAGGGTTTGCTCGATGACGCCGAGGACGTTCTGCGTGCCCTCGAGCTGCCCTACCGTGTGATCGAGATGTGCACAGGGGACCTTTCGTTTTCCGCCATGGTCAAGTTCGACCTCGAGGTGTGGGCGCCCGGGTGCGAGGAGTGGCTGGAGGTGAGCTCATGCTCGAACTTTGGCGACTTTCAGGCCCGCCGCGCGCGCATCCGCTTTCGAGACGGCAAGGACAAACCCCAGTTCGTCCATACGCTGAACGGCTCGGGGCTGGCCCTGCCGCGGGTCATGATCGCGGTGATGGAGTCGTACCAGCGGGCCGACGGGCGGATCGACGTGCCTGCCGCCCTCCGGCCCTACATGGGGGGCGCGGAGGTCATCGGGTGA
- a CDS encoding PEGA domain-containing protein — MEIIAPRGGPALLLPLGPRQRVEPRLEGVVHVFEVRCRVPRSVAWQAHVDRHGLEPAHLQPLGARTKPHVGAHGPAAAAPALVPPETAAATLAVSSTPPGASLTLNGRSLGTTPPSGGGGGVRRRGGTRGPASRYRGGRGGGGSRGGRGRAGCARSGGSI, encoded by the coding sequence GTGGAAATCATTGCGCCTCGGGGGGGGCCCGCCCTACTTCTTCCCCTTGGTCCCCGGCAGCGGGTCGAGCCGCGCCTCGAGGGCGTTGTGCACGTCTTTGAGGTACGCTGTCGTGTGCCACGGTCGGTGGCCTGGCAAGCGCACGTGGACCGTCACGGTCTCGAACCGGCTCACCTTCAGCCGCTGGGAGCCCGCACGAAGCCGCACGTCGGTGCCCACGGCCCGGCCGCCGCCGCCCCGGCACTGGTGCCCCCGGAGACCGCGGCGGCCACCCTGGCCGTGTCGTCCACACCGCCCGGGGCGAGCCTCACGCTGAACGGACGGTCCCTCGGGACGACGCCCCCCAGCGGCGGGGGCGGGGGCGTCAGGCGGCGCGGGGGGACGCGCGGCCCCGCGTCGAGGTACCGGGGAGGTAGGGGGGGTGGGGGCAGTCGGGGCGGACGGGGCCGGGCCGGGTGCGCCAGGAGCGGCGGTTCAATCTGA
- a CDS encoding Gfo/Idh/MocA family oxidoreductase, whose protein sequence is MPTASLNRVGLAVVGASGWGKNVVRAFSIAEGCDLSWVCDLNPQLLRATAARHPGVKITLSYEEVLADPAVSAVAVAVDVPNHHRLAKAALEAGRHVFVEKPLTLTSAQSQELCLLARTRGLTLMVGHLLLYHPAVVLAKQRIDAGELGDIHYLYSQRVNLGIVRETENAWWSLAPHDIAVAMHLLGEAPVAVSATGAVFLQRERHVEDIAFAALRFSQGRTAHIHVSWLDPHKRRSLTVVGSKRMLSFDDTAADERVKIYDKSAIPSPGHTTYAEGVAVRSGDVIAPAVPNKEPLLEECEHFITCVRTGQRPRSDGEQGLAVVRTLEAGQESLRNGGAPVDIAP, encoded by the coding sequence ATGCCAACCGCTTCCTTGAATCGCGTGGGACTTGCCGTGGTGGGGGCTTCGGGGTGGGGCAAAAACGTGGTGCGGGCGTTTTCCATCGCCGAGGGCTGCGACCTGTCGTGGGTCTGTGATCTGAACCCGCAGTTGCTCCGCGCCACGGCCGCACGCCATCCCGGCGTCAAGATCACCTTGTCGTACGAGGAGGTTCTGGCCGACCCCGCGGTGAGCGCCGTGGCCGTGGCGGTGGACGTTCCGAACCATCACCGGCTGGCCAAAGCCGCACTCGAAGCGGGACGCCACGTCTTCGTCGAAAAGCCCCTCACCTTGACGAGCGCGCAATCCCAAGAGCTGTGTCTTTTGGCGCGCACGCGCGGGCTCACCTTGATGGTGGGTCATCTTCTGCTGTACCACCCTGCCGTAGTGCTCGCGAAACAGCGCATCGATGCCGGTGAGCTGGGAGATATCCATTACCTCTACAGCCAGCGTGTGAACCTCGGCATCGTGCGGGAGACCGAGAATGCCTGGTGGTCGCTCGCGCCCCACGACATCGCGGTGGCCATGCACCTGCTCGGCGAGGCCCCCGTGGCCGTATCCGCGACTGGCGCCGTATTCTTGCAGCGCGAACGCCACGTGGAAGACATCGCCTTCGCAGCGCTGCGGTTTTCACAGGGCCGCACGGCACACATTCACGTATCCTGGCTGGATCCCCACAAGCGCCGCAGCCTCACGGTCGTGGGATCGAAGCGCATGTTGTCCTTCGACGACACGGCGGCTGACGAACGCGTGAAGATCTATGACAAAAGCGCGATCCCCTCCCCGGGGCACACCACGTACGCCGAGGGCGTGGCCGTACGCTCGGGCGACGTGATCGCACCCGCCGTACCCAACAAAGAGCCTCTGCTCGAAGAATGTGAGCACTTCATTACGTGCGTTCGCACGGGGCAGCGGCCGCGCAGCGACGGAGAGCAGGGCCTTGCCGTCGTTCGCACGCTCGAGGCGGGGCAAGAGTCACTGCGCAACGGCGGCGCCCCCGTGGACATCGCCCCATGA
- a CDS encoding hydroxymethylpyrimidine/phosphomethylpyrimidine kinase, with protein sequence MSVADHLHLIAIGGLDPSGGAGILRDGLTARAHGASFRLVGTAWAEQSPLHGVQAINPRPADELQRAIGLALKEAPPGRTAVKVGMAVNSSLLRTIASALEGFGGPVVFDPVVGATAGGALFDPGPVNLRQALAPLLARAWVVTPNVREASLICDRPVTEVDEAVWCGQVLANQGARAVVIKGGHLVTSSVVDVLVHAGRTHKVEGERIAGPNVRGTGCSYATSLALTLAEGNALPEACAKAQAHVVAGIRKARQVGPEWHLGHV encoded by the coding sequence GTGTCAGTGGCAGACCACCTTCATCTCATTGCGATTGGCGGGCTCGACCCGTCGGGGGGCGCCGGCATTTTGCGTGATGGGCTGACGGCACGGGCCCACGGCGCGTCCTTCCGGCTGGTCGGGACGGCTTGGGCGGAGCAGTCTCCCCTGCACGGCGTGCAGGCCATCAACCCCCGACCCGCCGACGAGCTCCAGCGCGCCATCGGCTTGGCCCTCAAGGAAGCGCCACCGGGCCGCACCGCGGTAAAAGTGGGCATGGCCGTCAATTCGAGCCTGTTGCGGACGATTGCCAGCGCCCTCGAGGGCTTCGGGGGGCCCGTGGTGTTCGACCCGGTGGTGGGCGCGACGGCGGGCGGTGCCTTGTTCGATCCCGGTCCGGTGAACCTGCGTCAGGCCCTGGCCCCCCTGCTCGCGCGGGCCTGGGTGGTCACGCCGAATGTCCGCGAGGCCTCCCTGATTTGCGACCGCCCCGTCACGGAGGTCGACGAGGCCGTGTGGTGCGGCCAGGTTCTGGCCAACCAAGGCGCCCGGGCCGTGGTGATCAAGGGTGGCCACCTCGTGACGTCGTCCGTGGTCGACGTGCTCGTGCACGCGGGGCGTACCCACAAGGTGGAGGGGGAGCGCATCGCGGGCCCGAACGTGCGGGGGACCGGCTGCTCGTATGCCACGAGCCTGGCGCTGACCTTGGCGGAAGGCAACGCGCTGCCCGAGGCCTGCGCCAAGGCGCAAGCCCACGTGGTGGCGGGGATCCGAAAGGCACGCCAGGTCGGCCCCGAGTGGCACCTCGGCCACGTGTGA
- a CDS encoding glycosyltransferase family 4 protein, with amino-acid sequence MNRRFGVVTSSFPRRQGDWAGRFVLTQLRRRSTCDPAVPDVIACGLPEGAGRVEGVSVFRVGGERLFSGPGAPEVWDAASGLARGALALEALGVVYRLVDAIRSRSPGWGGVESHWMVPSALAVALAAPGLPHTSFVHSGDLAWLRAAPGGAALARWIVPRCQRVVCVSAPLARQLRELLGTWPAGVPLDVAPMPVDAELFARAAAPPPRAYRVLGVGRLVPIKGFDLLLRAVGGLPLPERPPVRLLGEGPEAPRLQTLATRLGVELSVPGAVSPTTVAAALREAAVCVVPSRALPGPRAGSASRTEGMPLVAREALAVGTPLVVAHTGGLADLRSEPGVFTFPPGDARMLRCVLSSVLRARNTETA; translated from the coding sequence GTGAACCGCCGCTTCGGCGTCGTGACGAGCTCGTTTCCCCGCCGGCAGGGGGATTGGGCCGGCCGCTTCGTGCTCACTCAGCTGCGCCGAAGGTCGACATGCGATCCTGCGGTGCCCGACGTGATTGCGTGCGGGCTTCCGGAAGGTGCGGGCAGGGTCGAGGGCGTCTCGGTCTTCCGCGTGGGGGGCGAACGGCTCTTCAGCGGCCCGGGCGCCCCCGAGGTCTGGGACGCGGCTTCGGGCCTGGCGCGGGGGGCCCTCGCCCTCGAAGCCCTGGGCGTGGTGTACCGCCTCGTCGACGCCATCCGGAGCCGGTCGCCGGGGTGGGGGGGCGTCGAGAGCCACTGGATGGTGCCCTCTGCTCTGGCCGTGGCCCTGGCGGCGCCAGGCTTGCCGCACACGAGCTTCGTACACTCGGGAGACCTGGCGTGGTTACGGGCCGCGCCCGGGGGGGCCGCGTTGGCCCGATGGATCGTACCGCGCTGCCAGCGCGTGGTGTGCGTCTCCGCGCCTTTGGCCCGGCAGCTGCGCGAACTTTTGGGTACCTGGCCCGCCGGGGTGCCGCTCGACGTGGCGCCCATGCCGGTGGACGCAGAGCTCTTCGCCCGCGCCGCTGCGCCCCCCCCGAGGGCGTACCGGGTGCTTGGGGTGGGCCGCCTGGTTCCCATCAAGGGGTTCGACCTTCTCTTGCGAGCAGTGGGCGGCCTGCCCCTGCCCGAACGGCCCCCCGTACGCCTCCTGGGGGAGGGGCCCGAAGCGCCCCGCTTGCAGACTCTGGCCACCCGGCTCGGTGTCGAGCTGTCCGTTCCGGGTGCCGTTTCACCCACCACCGTGGCGGCGGCGCTGCGCGAAGCCGCCGTGTGCGTCGTTCCGAGCCGCGCGCTTCCGGGCCCCCGCGCGGGTTCAGCCTCGCGGACCGAGGGCATGCCGCTCGTGGCGCGGGAAGCTTTGGCCGTGGGCACACCCCTCGTGGTGGCCCATACGGGAGGCCTCGCCGACCTTCGCTCCGAGCCCGGGGTCTTTACGTTCCCCCCTGGTGACGCCCGGATGCTGCGATGCGTTCTGAGTAGTGTTTTACGCGCCCGAAACACGGAGACTGCGTAG
- a CDS encoding integration host factor subunit beta yields the protein MTKADLIVAIADQLKLPAGRAELIVDQIFDGMVEALKRGEGIEIRGFGSFTIRDYKAYEGRNPRTGETVHVKPKRMAFFRVGKELRERVNEGKGELAPETDEDEDELGELLEEAN from the coding sequence ATGACCAAAGCCGACCTCATCGTGGCGATCGCGGATCAGCTCAAGCTGCCGGCCGGGCGGGCAGAGCTCATCGTCGACCAGATCTTCGACGGCATGGTCGAAGCGCTCAAGCGTGGCGAGGGTATCGAGATCCGGGGCTTCGGCAGCTTCACGATTCGGGACTACAAGGCCTACGAGGGCCGGAATCCCCGGACCGGAGAGACGGTCCACGTCAAGCCGAAGCGCATGGCCTTCTTCCGAGTGGGCAAAGAGCTGCGGGAGCGTGTGAACGAAGGCAAGGGAGAGCTCGCACCGGAGACCGACGAGGACGAAGACGAGCTCGGCGAGCTGCTCGAAGAGGCCAACTGA
- a CDS encoding glycosyltransferase family 2 protein, with translation MFSQRRVAVVVPAYNEADKIERTLASIPRFVDHVIVVDDASGDETSLRAGGVADPRVEVIRHAGNRGVGAALVTGYERARALGADVTAVMAGDSQMDPRDLPHLVQAVVAGIDYAKGNRFAAPGVYREMPLSRLCGNLVLSHLTRVCSGLWHVFDSQCGYTAASRQALDVILGEPTFPRYGYPNDVLVRLALAGVRVADVPVRPVYGPTWRSGIRPHKVAWPILRLLGRGLGRRLLRRLSGRTAPARASTLSPEL, from the coding sequence ATGTTCTCGCAGCGCCGTGTTGCCGTCGTCGTTCCGGCCTACAACGAAGCCGACAAGATCGAGCGCACCCTGGCGTCCATCCCGCGCTTCGTGGACCACGTCATCGTCGTCGACGACGCGAGCGGTGACGAGACGTCGCTGCGGGCGGGCGGCGTCGCCGATCCGCGGGTCGAGGTGATCCGTCACGCAGGGAACCGGGGGGTGGGCGCCGCTCTGGTCACCGGCTACGAGCGAGCGCGGGCTCTCGGGGCCGACGTTACGGCGGTGATGGCGGGCGATTCGCAAATGGATCCCCGCGACCTTCCCCACCTGGTGCAGGCCGTGGTGGCGGGGATTGACTACGCCAAGGGCAACCGCTTCGCTGCCCCGGGGGTCTACCGTGAAATGCCCCTGTCGCGGCTCTGCGGAAACCTGGTCCTCTCGCACCTCACCCGCGTGTGCTCGGGGCTGTGGCATGTCTTCGACTCGCAGTGTGGTTACACGGCGGCGAGCCGCCAGGCCTTGGACGTCATCCTGGGCGAGCCCACGTTTCCCCGCTACGGCTACCCAAACGACGTGCTCGTCAGGTTGGCCCTGGCGGGCGTTCGGGTGGCGGACGTCCCCGTGCGCCCTGTTTACGGGCCCACGTGGCGATCGGGCATTCGGCCCCACAAGGTGGCGTGGCCCATCCTGCGGCTGCTGGGACGTGGCCTCGGCCGCCGGCTGCTGCGGCGGCTCTCGGGGCGCACCGCGCCCGCACGCGCATCGACCCTCAGCCCCGAGCTCTAA
- a CDS encoding N-acetyltransferase: MKTGATGAKPEGQRAPSAPVAPAWAHASAIVDEGAVLGPGTKVWHFCHVMSGAHIGAGCSLGQNVFVAATVHVGDGCKIQNNVSLYDGVTLASDVFVGPSVVFTNVVNPRAFVIRRDEYRPTHVGRGASIGANATIVCGHDIGAYAFVAAGAVVTRNVPAFALVAGVPAVQIGWICRCGLRLAVDDAGPPCCAACGTHYVFDRTRGEMQVCEDVP, from the coding sequence ATGAAGACCGGCGCGACGGGTGCAAAGCCCGAAGGGCAGCGCGCGCCCAGCGCCCCCGTGGCGCCCGCGTGGGCCCACGCTTCGGCCATCGTGGACGAGGGCGCCGTGCTTGGCCCCGGCACGAAGGTCTGGCACTTCTGCCACGTCATGTCCGGAGCCCACATCGGTGCGGGGTGTTCCCTGGGGCAAAACGTGTTCGTGGCCGCAACCGTTCACGTGGGCGACGGATGCAAGATTCAAAACAACGTGTCGCTGTATGACGGCGTGACCTTGGCAAGCGACGTGTTCGTGGGGCCCTCGGTGGTGTTCACGAACGTGGTGAACCCACGCGCCTTCGTGATCCGCCGCGACGAGTATCGCCCCACTCACGTGGGCCGCGGCGCCAGCATTGGTGCGAACGCCACCATCGTGTGCGGACACGACATCGGGGCGTACGCCTTCGTGGCAGCGGGGGCCGTGGTCACCCGTAACGTGCCCGCGTTTGCCCTGGTGGCCGGTGTGCCCGCGGTGCAGATCGGCTGGATCTGCCGCTGCGGCCTGCGCCTCGCGGTTGACGACGCGGGCCCGCCCTGCTGTGCCGCCTGCGGAACACACTACGTCTTCGATCGCACCCGCGGCGAGATGCAGGTGTGCGAGGACGTTCCCTAA